The following are from one region of the Cloacibacterium normanense genome:
- a CDS encoding retropepsin-like aspartic protease: MKRTILLLVFFINLSFYFGQNSINLNQGTIEQKKYFQTLKYEKYNDKLIVNTSINGKYYRFLFDTGAAFSVSKKLFEEIKLTKKGSVSVLDASGRKEELIVTSLPKLQLGEITFLNTEGFVLPETASQMFDCFQIDGIIGSNMLRNSVVQFDDAQKLITITDNSKNLNLKKVPFQEIKLTQSQSNPRITLVLQKGNEKLADNVLFDSGADKFYDMSYEAYKFFNSKKTVIEVINESKGTYVWGIHGFDDIKPQAIVNIPSILVNNYKFENVKVLTTSGNESRIGSQLLKFGKATIDYATKKFYFEPTSKIENFNEISKKPWGISPIISDNKLVVGIIWDKSLEEKINLGDEILKVDEINYENLNLCDLFKSNDKIETQKSVVKLKDIHTNQIKIVEVKRL; encoded by the coding sequence ATGAAAAGAACAATTTTACTACTAGTATTTTTTATCAATTTATCCTTTTATTTTGGTCAGAATTCAATTAACCTTAATCAAGGAACTATTGAACAAAAAAAATATTTTCAGACGTTAAAATATGAGAAATACAACGATAAACTAATTGTCAACACGTCTATTAATGGAAAATATTATAGATTTTTGTTTGATACAGGAGCCGCTTTTTCAGTATCAAAAAAATTATTTGAAGAAATTAAATTAACTAAAAAAGGAAGCGTATCAGTTCTTGATGCGTCAGGTAGAAAAGAAGAATTAATAGTTACTTCTTTACCCAAATTACAATTGGGAGAAATCACATTTCTTAATACGGAAGGATTTGTTTTACCCGAAACTGCTTCACAAATGTTTGACTGTTTTCAAATTGACGGAATTATTGGAAGCAATATGCTTCGAAATTCTGTTGTTCAGTTTGATGATGCGCAAAAACTAATCACTATAACTGATAATTCCAAAAATCTAAATTTAAAAAAAGTTCCTTTTCAGGAAATCAAACTTACACAGTCGCAAAGTAATCCAAGGATAACCCTAGTTTTGCAAAAAGGAAATGAGAAACTTGCCGATAATGTATTATTTGACAGTGGAGCAGATAAATTTTACGATATGTCTTATGAAGCATATAAATTTTTTAACTCGAAAAAGACTGTTATTGAAGTGATAAATGAAAGCAAAGGAACTTATGTTTGGGGAATTCACGGTTTTGACGATATTAAACCGCAAGCAATTGTAAATATTCCTTCCATTTTAGTGAATAATTACAAATTTGAGAATGTTAAAGTCCTTACAACTAGCGGTAATGAATCAAGAATAGGCTCGCAATTATTAAAATTTGGTAAAGCAACGATAGATTATGCAACTAAAAAGTTTTATTTCGAACCTACTTCAAAAATCGAAAATTTCAATGAGATATCTAAAAAACCTTGGGGTATTTCCCCTATTATTTCTGACAACAAATTAGTAGTTGGAATTATATGGGACAAATCGCTCGAAGAAAAAATTAATCTTGGCGACGAAATCTTAAAAGTAGATGAGATAAATTATGAAAATTTAAATTTGTGTGATTTGTTTAAAAGTAATGATAAAATCGAGACCCAAAAGTCCGTAGTGAAATTGAAAGATATTCACACTAATCAAATAAAAATTGTTGAAGTAAAGAGACTGTAA
- a CDS encoding Y-family DNA polymerase, translated as MFGLIDGNNFYASCERVFRPDLRNKPVVVLSNNDGCAIARSNEAKALGIKMGQPYFQIQHLEKEAGLTVFSANFVLYGDISNRIVNICRRYCKDIEVYSIDESFLDFHGYEHIDLQQHCLELREKVFRGLDIPTSIGLAPSKTLAKVANKIAKKFPERTKGVYMIDTPEKIEKALKWFPLEDVWGIGRRYFERFSKRGIKTAWDFTQLPEAFVQKEMGILGLRMHRELLGIPQYDLSVPKPKKGIATTRTFDKRTDDLETLKERVSTFAYKCSEKLRAQKSCCRYVTVFIMTDRFKQDLKQYSNSITITLTNPSNSAIEISKAALQGLERIYLPYFQYKKAGVMVTEFVPETERMTSLFDEDLHAKHRPIMQIIDVMNKRLGDDKIKLGSMDVQRTWKMNQKNLSPRYTTDLHQIIKVKAK; from the coding sequence ATGTTTGGCTTAATCGATGGCAATAATTTCTATGCAAGTTGTGAAAGGGTTTTCCGTCCAGACTTGCGAAACAAGCCCGTTGTGGTATTATCCAACAACGATGGGTGCGCCATTGCACGTTCCAACGAAGCCAAAGCCTTGGGCATTAAAATGGGACAACCATACTTCCAGATTCAGCATCTTGAAAAAGAAGCAGGATTAACAGTTTTCTCAGCCAATTTTGTCTTATATGGCGATATTTCAAACCGGATAGTAAATATCTGCAGAAGATATTGCAAAGACATTGAAGTCTACAGTATTGATGAATCCTTTTTAGATTTTCACGGCTACGAACATATAGACTTGCAGCAGCATTGTCTCGAACTTAGAGAAAAAGTATTCAGAGGTTTAGATATTCCCACGAGTATCGGATTGGCACCTTCCAAAACCTTGGCAAAGGTGGCCAATAAAATTGCAAAAAAGTTCCCAGAAAGAACAAAGGGAGTCTACATGATAGACACACCAGAAAAGATTGAAAAAGCACTCAAATGGTTTCCTTTGGAAGACGTTTGGGGCATTGGCAGAAGATATTTCGAAAGATTTTCTAAAAGAGGGATAAAGACCGCTTGGGATTTTACCCAACTTCCCGAAGCTTTCGTCCAAAAAGAAATGGGAATCCTTGGTTTAAGAATGCATAGAGAATTACTTGGAATTCCACAATACGACCTTTCCGTTCCAAAACCCAAAAAAGGAATTGCTACCACCAGAACATTTGATAAAAGAACAGACGATTTAGAAACCTTGAAAGAAAGAGTTTCTACCTTCGCCTATAAATGCTCCGAGAAGCTGAGAGCTCAAAAATCATGTTGCAGATATGTTACGGTTTTCATCATGACAGACCGTTTCAAACAGGACTTGAAACAATACAGCAATTCCATCACCATCACCTTAACCAATCCTTCTAATTCAGCCATTGAAATTTCAAAGGCAGCACTTCAAGGACTGGAGAGAATTTACCTGCCTTATTTCCAATACAAAAAAGCGGGAGTAATGGTCACAGAATTCGTTCCTGAAACCGAGAGAATGACCTCATTATTTGATGAAGACCTCCACGCAAAACACCGCCCAATCATGCAGATAATTGACGTGATGAACAAAAGACTGGGAGACGACAAAATCAAACTCGGCTCCATGGACGTACAAAGAACTTGGAAAATGAACCAAAAGAACCTATCGCCACGCTACACCACAGACCTCCACCAAATCATCAAAGTCAAAGCAAAATAA
- a CDS encoding helix-turn-helix domain-containing protein, translating into MNIKKDNLLYFFSAFEKLNDNNKLLFILKIDFKYEHKTETEEHIVELQKKFSEVNAYTLQVLNSVGKKDTSNEWKAFKNEIFKKYNALENKYVLEKDIYKLGPKLKSYRLTLNYSLEEFSKKSEIPISTIKKIENDGRLLGLKTMQKYVNLGLGRKVKIDFI; encoded by the coding sequence ATGAACATCAAAAAAGACAATCTTTTGTATTTCTTTTCTGCTTTTGAAAAACTAAATGATAATAATAAATTATTATTTATACTAAAAATAGATTTTAAATACGAACATAAAACAGAAACTGAAGAACACATTGTAGAATTACAAAAAAAGTTTTCAGAAGTCAATGCGTATACATTGCAAGTATTAAATAGTGTCGGTAAAAAAGACACATCTAATGAATGGAAGGCCTTCAAAAATGAAATTTTTAAAAAGTATAATGCTTTAGAAAATAAATATGTTTTAGAAAAAGACATATATAAACTTGGCCCAAAACTTAAAAGTTACAGACTGACTTTAAATTATTCTTTGGAAGAGTTTTCCAAAAAATCTGAAATACCAATTTCTACAATAAAAAAGATTGAAAACGACGGAAGATTACTAGGCTTAAAAACTATGCAGAAGTATGTTAATTTAGGCTTAGGAAGGAAAGTAAAAATCGATTTTATTTAA
- a CDS encoding LexA family protein, translated as MDLLKLLIKDKETTFFAKVTGDSLIGIGVYNEDILIVQKGLFPRENDIVVVFYQGEFYVKRYKPKYKENSLRLEKIKLKSENPNYSDMDISEDTDFELWGVSTWNLHKLRK; from the coding sequence ATAGACTTGTTAAAGCTCTTAATCAAAGACAAAGAAACCACTTTCTTTGCAAAGGTAACAGGAGATTCCCTTATTGGGATTGGGGTATACAATGAAGATATTCTCATTGTTCAGAAAGGTCTTTTTCCTAGAGAAAATGATATTGTAGTAGTCTTTTATCAGGGAGAATTTTATGTAAAGAGGTACAAGCCAAAATACAAGGAAAACTCTCTAAGATTAGAAAAAATAAAACTCAAATCAGAAAACCCCAACTATTCTGATATGGACATCAGCGAAGATACAGACTTCGAGCTTTGGGGCGTTTCCACTTGGAACCTACATAAACTAAGAAAATAA
- a CDS encoding DUF5675 family protein, whose product MEIVLKRMYFPEGTNGALSFEGKEICKTIELPWRNNQARISCVPEGKYKIRKRFSAKFKWHIEIMNVKNRKFILFHPANHAQKELNGCIAPVTQITGEGRGNESRKAFEELKKLVFPYLESGFKIELIIKSENSVPNL is encoded by the coding sequence ATGGAAATTGTATTAAAAAGGATGTATTTTCCCGAAGGAACGAACGGCGCATTGAGCTTTGAAGGCAAAGAAATTTGTAAAACAATAGAATTGCCTTGGAGAAATAATCAGGCTCGAATTTCGTGTGTTCCAGAGGGAAAATACAAAATCCGAAAGCGTTTCAGTGCAAAATTTAAATGGCATATAGAGATTATGAATGTAAAAAACAGGAAGTTCATTCTCTTTCACCCAGCTAATCACGCACAAAAGGAACTGAATGGATGTATTGCTCCCGTAACACAAATTACAGGAGAAGGTAGAGGAAATGAATCGAGAAAGGCTTTTGAGGAGCTTAAAAAATTAGTTTTCCCCTATCTAGAAAGTGGTTTTAAAATAGAACTTATCATTAAAAGTGAAAATTCTGTTCCAAACTTATAA
- a CDS encoding P-loop NTPase family protein — protein MNLPTKTIETRYDYYKVIPWFIKNASKIIGREYVIPSSERAIVFAMLAWMLRDDLVADEMGFDLNKGILLTGPIGCGKTTLFKILKECKLNKSDFEVISSRQVVSEFLKDGFDIIDKYSFTTNGNNLRNIKSFCFDDLGTEKITKYFGNDCNVMGEILLSRYELFKQKNTITHITTNLSAKEIETLYGKRIRSRMREMFNLFGYEESSEDKRK, from the coding sequence ATGAACCTGCCAACAAAAACTATAGAGACCCGCTATGATTATTATAAAGTAATCCCTTGGTTTATAAAAAATGCTTCAAAAATAATAGGTAGAGAATACGTAATTCCTTCATCTGAAAGAGCCATTGTATTTGCAATGTTGGCTTGGATGTTAAGAGATGATTTGGTTGCTGATGAAATGGGCTTTGATTTGAATAAAGGCATACTCCTTACCGGACCTATTGGATGTGGAAAAACTACTTTATTTAAAATTCTCAAAGAATGTAAATTGAATAAATCAGATTTTGAGGTTATATCTTCTCGTCAAGTGGTTTCTGAATTTTTGAAAGATGGGTTTGATATTATAGACAAGTACTCTTTTACAACTAATGGGAATAATCTAAGGAATATAAAAAGCTTTTGCTTTGACGACCTAGGTACAGAAAAAATCACAAAGTATTTCGGAAATGATTGTAATGTAATGGGCGAAATTTTATTGTCTAGATACGAATTGTTTAAACAGAAAAATACAATAACACATATTACCACGAATCTGTCTGCTAAAGAAATTGAAACTTTATATGGTAAACGTATTAGATCAAGAATGAGAGAAATGTTTAATCTCTTCGGATACGAAGAATCTTCTGAAGACAAAAGAAAATAA
- a CDS encoding helix-turn-helix domain-containing protein: protein MTVSLITKEDLEQFKLELIEEIKGIFNVKTSEQKLWLKSSEVKSILKISTGTLQNLRMNQTLRFSKVGGTLYYNYEDIEKLLESRNVNQIKS, encoded by the coding sequence ATGACAGTATCCTTAATTACAAAAGAAGATTTAGAACAATTCAAACTAGAATTAATTGAAGAAATTAAAGGCATTTTCAATGTCAAAACATCAGAACAGAAGCTATGGTTAAAGTCTTCTGAAGTGAAATCTATTCTTAAAATTTCAACAGGTACATTACAAAATTTGAGAATGAATCAGACTTTACGTTTTTCTAAAGTTGGAGGTACCCTTTATTACAATTATGAAGACATAGAAAAACTTTTGGAAAGCAGAAATGTCAATCAAATAAAATCTTAA
- a CDS encoding IS982 family transposase, whose protein sequence is MNNLIQNYNIILKELTNTCKHITTTKQIRLPKMSDLELVALNVTAEYMSINSELQLFRCISGTDLDGKIERSVYNKRKRKLLPYIEKIRETLSNNFSDFTDVFIVDSTPIEICKISRANRSAICATDEIKPSFGYCAAQKSRYFGYKLHAVCDKNGIFHSFDFSPANVHDVNYLNDIKENFQNCLLIGDRGYISKEIQMDLFNYSRINLSVPMRKNQHNFVEFSRTKSKIRKRIETNISQLCGQFTINTNFAKTFQGLATRIVSKITSFTMIQYLNFFVFKRSLNKLKINLC, encoded by the coding sequence ATGAACAATCTCATTCAAAATTACAATATTATTTTAAAAGAATTGACAAATACTTGTAAACATATAACTACAACCAAGCAAATTAGGCTTCCAAAAATGTCTGATTTGGAACTTGTGGCACTTAATGTTACTGCGGAATACATGTCAATTAACTCTGAATTACAGCTGTTTAGATGTATTTCAGGAACCGATTTGGACGGAAAAATTGAAAGAAGTGTCTATAATAAAAGAAAGAGAAAACTTTTACCTTACATTGAAAAGATCAGAGAAACTTTAAGCAACAATTTTTCGGATTTTACCGATGTATTTATTGTAGATTCAACGCCAATTGAAATATGCAAAATTAGTAGAGCAAATCGCTCGGCAATCTGCGCAACAGATGAAATTAAACCTTCTTTTGGATATTGTGCTGCACAGAAGTCAAGATATTTTGGTTATAAACTTCATGCAGTTTGCGACAAGAATGGAATCTTTCATTCTTTCGATTTTTCACCTGCAAACGTTCATGATGTTAATTACCTTAATGACATTAAAGAAAATTTTCAGAATTGCCTGTTAATAGGAGATAGAGGATATATCAGCAAAGAAATTCAAATGGATTTATTCAACTATTCTAGGATAAATCTTTCAGTCCCAATGCGCAAGAACCAGCATAATTTTGTGGAGTTTTCAAGAACAAAATCTAAAATCAGAAAACGTATTGAGACCAATATCTCGCAATTGTGCGGACAGTTCACAATCAACACCAACTTTGCAAAAACATTTCAAGGTTTAGCAACAAGAATAGTATCGAAAATAACTTCTTTTACGATGATTCAATACCTAAATTTCTTCGTATTTAAGAGAAGTTTGAACAAATTAAAAATTAATTTGTGCTAA
- a CDS encoding RteC domain-containing protein, with amino-acid sequence METKLLLKKIEKLSNELDSVLSKIEMQVPDAILRCEHALMEIDEIIRQVKAMITEHLFEDMAQEIYFFKEMKPKLIAKFIYYSKILDLESTKPTANQKTIKKHYETALMDMKYFYGQNLEFYNYYRRKATYLDHKYFVRHQYDLKAKFQTNLHNFDENFTTANDDLVARIIANDLLEKYILFEIENIGTNKEKNCDCTSKLEWSSPKVNLIELIYALHQAKYFNNGNIELNEIIRHSEKFLNIDLSSFYKTLGEIKGRKINRTKFLHFLNNSLDAYFIEKDA; translated from the coding sequence ATGGAGACAAAATTACTACTAAAAAAAATCGAAAAATTATCTAATGAATTGGATTCAGTTCTCTCTAAAATTGAAATGCAAGTGCCTGATGCCATACTACGATGTGAACATGCATTAATGGAAATTGATGAAATAATTAGGCAAGTAAAAGCAATGATTACTGAACACCTATTTGAAGATATGGCGCAGGAAATTTACTTTTTCAAAGAAATGAAACCAAAACTCATTGCCAAATTCATATATTACTCTAAAATATTAGACTTAGAATCTACCAAACCAACAGCAAATCAAAAAACGATAAAAAAACATTACGAAACCGCTTTAATGGATATGAAATATTTTTATGGTCAGAATCTTGAATTTTATAATTACTATAGAAGAAAAGCGACATATCTTGACCATAAATATTTTGTTAGACATCAGTATGACTTAAAAGCTAAGTTCCAAACCAATCTTCATAATTTTGATGAAAACTTTACCACAGCGAATGATGATTTGGTAGCAAGGATTATCGCTAATGACTTATTAGAAAAGTATATTTTATTTGAAATCGAAAATATTGGAACCAACAAAGAAAAAAATTGTGACTGTACAAGTAAACTAGAGTGGTCATCGCCAAAAGTTAATCTAATTGAATTAATTTATGCGCTACATCAGGCAAAGTATTTTAATAATGGCAATATTGAACTGAACGAAATCATTAGACATTCAGAAAAATTTCTAAATATCGATTTGTCTAGTTTTTATAAAACGTTAGGAGAAATAAAAGGAAGAAAAATAAACAGAACTAAATTTTTGCACTTTCTAAATAATTCTTTAGATGCTTATTTTATCGAAAAAGATGCTTGA
- a CDS encoding helix-turn-helix domain-containing protein — MKSVKSINKPNVIFLFLLIWISNLSFYGQNSENSSFESLRLVYDKYEKNDNKALPFVQKLISKAKKENNLSELVHGYQDAVYFEKNKFLKLKYADSTIVAAIKSKDNNLITSAYLGKGIIYYSNFRKYTPALNEYLKAFTYVKNSENKYLHYKVIYHLGVVKSYLGYYDEALIHFKDCIHFFEAQLKSDLHPNEVFNYKKGYLNSIHQANVIYRSLKLHKKSDSLIALGLKQSINQKDFILEYNYFLKSKGVSLFYNHQYKEALPYFSESLNGLKKADDFVWVSVNYFFQGKSLLYLNKKELAIKKFEKIDSIFNKHQFILPELRNNYEILINIYKKENNVDKQVYYMKQLLKADSVISKDFVYLAPKIHKEYDAKSLYESKTELEERIHIRNLLVMIFIVISLAFLALYVIRYRREIHIQTQYKSLEKKYLEALNNLETSSTSEKETILPKTSELENQRKLGLSKEIELEILKKLEAFENSKGFTKKGINLNLLASKFETNAYYLSWVINENKKMNFNRYLIELRINYITNLLFSDKKYLNYTVDALAEECGIASRQNFSALFYEMNGIRPKDFINQRKQELENS; from the coding sequence ATGAAGAGCGTTAAGTCGATTAATAAACCAAATGTGATATTTCTATTTTTACTTATTTGGATAAGTAACCTTTCTTTTTATGGACAAAACTCTGAGAATTCTTCTTTTGAATCGCTAAGATTAGTCTATGATAAGTATGAGAAAAATGATAATAAAGCACTTCCTTTTGTCCAAAAACTAATAAGCAAAGCCAAAAAAGAAAATAATTTATCAGAATTAGTACATGGCTATCAAGATGCAGTGTACTTTGAAAAGAATAAATTTTTAAAATTGAAATATGCCGATAGTACTATTGTGGCAGCGATTAAATCCAAAGACAATAATCTCATTACTTCTGCTTATTTAGGGAAAGGGATCATCTATTATTCTAACTTTAGAAAATATACACCTGCTCTTAATGAGTACCTAAAAGCTTTTACCTATGTGAAAAATTCGGAGAATAAATATCTTCATTATAAAGTGATTTATCATTTGGGCGTGGTAAAAAGCTACTTAGGCTATTATGATGAAGCACTGATTCACTTTAAGGATTGTATTCATTTCTTTGAAGCTCAATTGAAGTCTGATTTGCACCCAAATGAAGTATTCAATTATAAGAAAGGATATTTAAATAGTATTCACCAAGCCAATGTAATCTATAGAAGTTTGAAACTTCATAAAAAATCAGATAGTTTGATTGCATTAGGTTTAAAACAATCGATAAATCAAAAAGATTTTATTTTAGAGTACAATTACTTTCTCAAATCAAAGGGAGTATCACTTTTTTATAATCATCAATATAAAGAAGCATTACCTTACTTCAGTGAATCTCTGAATGGTCTAAAAAAAGCAGATGACTTTGTTTGGGTATCGGTAAATTATTTCTTTCAAGGAAAGTCTTTGCTTTATCTTAATAAAAAGGAGTTGGCAATTAAAAAGTTTGAAAAAATTGATTCTATTTTTAATAAACACCAGTTTATTTTACCAGAACTTAGAAATAATTATGAAATTTTAATCAATATTTATAAGAAGGAAAATAATGTGGATAAACAGGTGTATTACATGAAACAACTGTTAAAAGCAGATAGTGTTATAAGTAAAGATTTTGTTTATCTGGCTCCTAAAATTCATAAAGAATATGATGCAAAAAGCCTTTATGAAAGTAAAACAGAATTAGAAGAAAGAATACATATCCGTAATCTATTAGTAATGATTTTTATTGTTATTTCTTTAGCTTTCTTAGCATTATATGTCATTAGATACAGAAGAGAAATTCACATACAAACTCAATATAAATCATTAGAAAAGAAATATCTTGAAGCTTTAAATAATCTAGAAACATCTTCTACATCCGAGAAAGAAACAATATTACCAAAGACTAGTGAATTAGAAAATCAAAGAAAACTAGGGTTAAGTAAAGAAATTGAATTAGAGATTTTAAAAAAATTGGAAGCATTTGAAAATAGTAAAGGATTTACTAAAAAAGGGATTAATCTCAATTTATTAGCTTCAAAGTTTGAAACAAATGCATACTATCTCTCTTGGGTGATCAATGAAAACAAGAAAATGAATTTTAATAGATATTTGATTGAACTAAGGATTAACTATATAACCAATTTACTTTTTTCAGATAAAAAATACCTTAATTATACGGTGGATGCTCTAGCTGAAGAATGTGGCATTGCATCTCGTCAAAACTTTTCTGCTTTATTCTATGAAATGAACGGGATACGTCCTAAAGACTTTATAAATCAAAGGAAACAAGAATTAGAAAATTCTTAG
- a CDS encoding DoxX family protein: MKKEYQYFVLFSIYFHVLLFTYAAVSKLLDFENFQIQLAQSPLLSAFAGFISYSVIFIEFIIAMLLCIPRIRLLGLYSSLFLMMGFSIYIYLILNFSDFVPCSCGGILEKLGWHEHLIFNLICVLILLLSIFIIEKSKEIRLKRTLLFTLLTIVLSSITIYSLFLQSEFIIKKENNFTRRMIINPIDEKQSITLKNNSYYFAGHHQSEIYLGNREYPLQLLKITPDFLASENLIIRLDDYKTQYKSLRLQIKYPNFYVYDGRVPIILRGDLKKLFAKTISLDKAYFSQITIVEYPNFAIRTLNSKNKELVLGNLNINDSKEPHLYPHILQKQVDGFFDCDGILLFDESTKRLIYLYYYRNQFIVMDKSMDVLHQFNTIDTYRTAQIKTQKLSTGFHKMSAPPTKVNRNAFAFKNLLFVHSNLIGKHESRQEWKNSSVIDVYKTNEKRYIGSFYIPKKENFSVSDFMVTEHYLYVIMNHQLIKYQLTRSITKYFVSGEAENLSLE, encoded by the coding sequence ATGAAAAAAGAATATCAATATTTTGTACTCTTTAGCATCTACTTCCATGTGTTGCTTTTTACTTATGCAGCTGTAAGTAAGTTATTAGATTTTGAAAACTTTCAGATTCAATTGGCTCAATCCCCGTTATTAAGTGCTTTTGCTGGTTTTATTTCTTATTCCGTTATTTTCATTGAATTCATAATAGCAATGTTATTATGTATTCCTAGAATTAGGTTACTGGGATTATACAGCTCATTATTCTTAATGATGGGATTTTCTATTTACATTTATCTCATTCTTAATTTTAGTGATTTCGTGCCTTGTTCATGTGGTGGAATTTTAGAAAAATTAGGATGGCATGAACATCTTATTTTTAACCTTATCTGTGTTCTTATCTTACTGTTATCCATTTTTATCATTGAAAAATCTAAAGAGATCAGACTGAAACGAACTCTATTATTTACATTGCTCACCATAGTTTTATCAAGTATAACTATTTATTCTTTATTCTTACAATCAGAGTTTATCATTAAAAAGGAGAATAATTTCACCAGAAGAATGATTATAAACCCAATTGATGAAAAACAATCAATAACACTGAAAAATAACAGTTATTATTTTGCTGGACATCATCAATCTGAGATATATCTTGGAAATCGAGAATATCCCTTACAATTATTAAAAATTACGCCTGATTTTTTAGCTTCAGAAAACTTAATTATACGATTGGACGATTATAAAACCCAATATAAAAGCTTAAGATTACAGATAAAATATCCAAATTTTTATGTCTATGATGGTAGAGTTCCGATTATATTAAGAGGAGATCTTAAAAAATTATTTGCGAAAACTATTAGTTTAGACAAAGCATACTTTTCACAAATAACTATTGTAGAATATCCAAACTTTGCCATAAGAACGTTGAATTCTAAAAATAAAGAATTGGTATTGGGTAATCTCAATATCAATGATTCAAAAGAACCTCATTTATATCCACATATTTTACAAAAACAAGTTGATGGATTCTTTGACTGTGATGGAATTTTACTTTTTGACGAAAGTACAAAAAGGCTCATTTATCTCTATTATTACAGAAATCAATTTATTGTCATGGATAAATCCATGGATGTTTTACATCAATTTAATACGATTGATACCTATAGAACAGCACAAATTAAAACTCAAAAACTATCTACAGGATTTCATAAAATGAGTGCTCCTCCCACAAAAGTAAACCGAAATGCTTTTGCTTTTAAAAATCTATTATTTGTTCATTCTAACCTCATTGGAAAACACGAATCAAGACAAGAATGGAAAAATTCATCTGTAATTGACGTCTATAAAACTAATGAAAAGAGATATATAGGAAGTTTTTATATCCCAAAGAAAGAAAATTTTTCAGTATCAGATTTTATGGTTACTGAGCACTATTTGTATGTTATTATGAATCATCAACTTATAAAATATCAACTTACAAGATCAATAACAAAGTACTTTGTATCAGGGGAAGCCGAAAACCTGTCTTTAGAGTAG
- a CDS encoding DUF6520 family protein — protein sequence MKRFIIPAAVILLGTGAAFATKVSNNNAKAIFDGYLRIDEGNGQFRCENTGKQCTDEDGPTCVWAVDGVTPLRKVGGTMCGATLNEIQ from the coding sequence ATGAAAAGATTTATCATTCCCGCTGCTGTAATCCTATTAGGAACAGGAGCTGCTTTTGCTACTAAAGTAAGCAATAATAACGCAAAAGCTATTTTTGACGGTTATCTTCGTATAGACGAAGGAAATGGACAATTCAGATGTGAAAACACAGGCAAACAATGTACTGATGAAGATGGGCCAACTTGTGTATGGGCAGTAGATGGAGTTACTCCATTGCGTAAAGTGGGTGGTACCATGTGTGGTGCTACTTTAAATGAAATTCAATAA